Proteins from one Hyperolius riggenbachi isolate aHypRig1 chromosome 2, aHypRig1.pri, whole genome shotgun sequence genomic window:
- the LOC137545270 gene encoding claudin-8-like, whose translation MPWFLMQIIGIICGAIGMILTWIITIMPQWRLSVLAEHNGLTGGRIDGYWISRWDGLWTTCVSNGRMALQCGPYETMVSLTTDLKAGRVLMSCSVTLAVIAFIFSLVGFFLWRCNEEDRPMKHCLLLSSGVMYIISAAIIIIPVSWTTSNIVRQAYAAEVCKGALRIELGEALFLAWPTLVFLLIAGGIMCWYHCRCKCDPCDDYALPPENQADCTSSVPEHPIRCSSRSEYI comes from the coding sequence ATGCCTTGGTTCTTGATGCAGATTATTGGGATTATCTGTGGAGCTATTGGAATGATATTGACCTGGATCATCACGATCATGCCTCAGTGGAGGCTATCTGTTCTGGCAGAACACAATGGACTGACCGGTGGTCGTATTGATGGATATTGGATCAGCCGGTGGGATGGATTGTGGACAACCTGCGTCAGCAATGGTCGCATGGCCTTGCAGTGCGGCCCCTACGAAACGATGGTGTCGTTGACCACGGACTTGAAAGCTGGAAGGGTTTTGATGAGCTGTTCCGTGACCTTGGCAGTCATCGCCTTCATATTCTCACTGGTTGGATTTTTTCTGTGGAGATGCAACGAAGAAGATCGGCCGATGAAGCACTGCTTGCTTCTATCATCTGGAGTCATGTATATCATAAGTGCCGCCATCATCATCATTCCAGTGTCCTGGACAACGAGCAACATTGTCCGCCAAGCCTACGCAGCTGAAGTATGCAAGGGAGCATTGAGGATTGAGTTGGGTGAAGCCCTCTTCTTAGCCTGGCCCACTCTTGTCTTCCTTCTTATTGCCGGAGGAATCATGTGTTGGTATCACTGCAGATGCAAGTGCGACCCATGCGACGACTATGCACTGCCTCCTGAGAATCAGGCGGACTGCACATCAAGTGTTCCAGAGCACCCCATTCGCTGCAGCAGCCGGAGCGAATATATATAG